One segment of Methylotenera versatilis 79 DNA contains the following:
- a CDS encoding phenolic acid decarboxylase yields MLKIKLFAAAFAMCCISINAFAVEAYIGQFLYQYNSGNTYRVIAKDNEHMAWECIKGPEVGTKGLEKPQRYELNKHIYYVTWVEKTGVQVSQAVNFRQMKVYSTIIEGKNRYVLEGTIVREK; encoded by the coding sequence ATGCTAAAAATTAAACTATTTGCTGCGGCTTTTGCAATGTGTTGCATCAGCATAAACGCTTTTGCCGTTGAAGCTTATATCGGACAATTCCTATATCAATATAACTCAGGTAACACATATCGCGTGATTGCTAAAGACAATGAACACATGGCATGGGAATGCATAAAAGGGCCAGAAGTTGGCACAAAAGGTTTAGAAAAACCTCAGAGATATGAATTAAATAAGCATATCTATTACGTAACTTGGGTAGAAAAAACCGGTGTTCAAGTCAGTCAAGCGGTTAACTTTAGGCAAATGAAAGTCTATTCCACCATTATTGAAGGCAAAAACCGTTATGTGCTGGAAGGCACGATTGT
- a CDS encoding NAD(+) kinase, whose product MTQPFKSIAIIGKYMNQFALQQMQTDLADLARHLRAKNVEVWIEENTAKYAELSGFKTAALAKIGSKVDLAIVMGGDGTMLSVARNLIDYNIPLVGINRGRFGFLTDLRAEDMLRSLDRILSNRYQIESRMLLNAKILRGGKTIYQGLAFNDIVIKGGLRLIEIAVEINGSFVHKQRADGLILSTPTGTTAYALSAGGPILHPSLEAIAIVPVSPHTLSNRPIAVNSSSLIQITLIQSDDGQVSYDGQFQMLLESGDRILIQRAEKEVKLLHPSEYCYFDMLRNKLNWG is encoded by the coding sequence ATGACTCAACCGTTCAAATCTATCGCCATTATTGGCAAATACATGAATCAATTTGCGTTGCAGCAAATGCAAACGGACTTAGCGGATTTAGCACGCCACTTAAGAGCTAAAAATGTAGAAGTTTGGATAGAAGAAAATACGGCGAAATACGCGGAATTATCTGGTTTTAAAACTGCAGCATTGGCAAAGATAGGCAGCAAAGTAGATTTAGCTATTGTGATGGGCGGCGATGGCACTATGTTAAGTGTGGCAAGAAATCTGATTGATTATAATATTCCGTTGGTGGGCATTAACCGCGGCCGCTTTGGTTTTTTAACTGATTTGCGTGCAGAAGATATGCTGCGCTCATTGGATAGGATTCTATCCAATCGCTACCAAATCGAATCGCGCATGTTACTGAATGCCAAAATATTGCGTGGCGGAAAAACCATTTATCAAGGCTTGGCGTTTAACGATATCGTGATTAAAGGCGGCTTACGTTTGATTGAGATTGCGGTTGAAATCAATGGCAGTTTTGTGCACAAACAGCGCGCAGATGGTTTGATTTTAAGCACGCCAACTGGCACTACGGCTTATGCGCTAAGTGCGGGCGGGCCGATTTTGCATCCTAGTTTAGAAGCTATCGCGATTGTGCCAGTTAGCCCGCATACGCTCAGCAATCGGCCTATTGCGGTTAATAGTTCTAGCTTGATTCAAATTACCTTGATACAAAGCGATGACGGCCAAGTGAGTTATGACGGGCAATTTCAAATGTTGCTAGAAAGCGGCGACAGGATTTTAATCCAACGCGCAGAAAAAGAAGTGAAGTTGCTGCATCCAAGCGAATACTGTTATTTTGATATGTTGCGCAACAAGTTGAACTGGGGTTAG
- the hrcA gene encoding heat-inducible transcriptional repressor HrcA — MDKRAQILLKTLVEHYISDGQPIGSRTLLQHSGLDVSAATIRNVMSDLEQLGFIASPHTSAGRIPTQKGYRLFVDSLLTVQPLESQAIQLMKMGLNSPNQNELISSAADMLSQLTQFAGVVMIPKRQRVAFKHLEFLPLSDKRILVIIVTSDGNVQNRIILAEKPYSASELTQASNYFNANFSGQTFTEVQQKLHLELKQMQTDINQLMAAALEASSKAVDNDGVVIAGERNLLQVDELSTNVNSLRKLFEIFERRTSLMQLLDNSQRAEGIQIFIGGESGYLPLDECSMITAPYEADGQVVGTLGVIGPTRMAYERVIPIVDVTAKLLSNALSNS, encoded by the coding sequence TTGGACAAACGCGCGCAAATCTTGCTAAAAACCTTGGTAGAACATTACATTAGTGATGGTCAGCCAATCGGCTCGCGCACGCTTTTACAACATAGCGGGCTTGATGTTAGCGCAGCGACGATTCGTAACGTGATGTCTGATTTAGAACAGCTCGGTTTTATCGCCAGCCCGCACACATCTGCAGGCCGCATTCCCACCCAAAAAGGTTATCGCTTATTTGTTGATTCTTTACTAACAGTTCAGCCACTTGAAAGCCAAGCCATTCAGTTAATGAAAATGGGTTTGAATTCGCCGAATCAAAACGAGTTAATCAGCAGCGCGGCAGATATGTTGTCGCAATTGACGCAGTTTGCAGGCGTGGTGATGATTCCCAAACGGCAACGTGTTGCATTTAAACACCTGGAATTTTTGCCTTTAAGTGACAAACGCATTTTGGTGATTATTGTGACCAGCGATGGCAATGTGCAGAACCGCATTATTTTGGCTGAAAAACCTTATTCAGCTAGCGAGTTAACCCAAGCCAGCAATTACTTTAACGCTAATTTTTCTGGGCAAACATTTACAGAAGTACAGCAAAAACTGCATCTTGAGCTGAAACAAATGCAAACTGATATTAATCAATTGATGGCGGCAGCATTAGAGGCTAGCAGTAAAGCCGTAGATAACGATGGCGTGGTAATCGCTGGTGAGCGTAATTTATTACAAGTGGATGAACTTTCCACCAATGTGAATAGTTTGCGCAAATTGTTTGAGATATTCGAACGGCGTACTTCATTAATGCAATTGCTAGATAACAGCCAGCGTGCGGAAGGTATTCAAATTTTTATCGGTGGGGAAAGCGGCTATTTGCCTTTAGACGAATGCAGCATGATTACCGCGCCTTATGAGGCGGATGGTCAGGTGGTCGGCACGCTCGGCGTTATTGGCCCAACTAGAATGGCTTATGAACGCGTGATTCCGATTGTGGATGTGACGGCGAAATTGCTGTCAAACGCGCTATCAAACTCTTAA
- the hemH gene encoding ferrochelatase, translating to MAYYNSEPSFSHGDQLKVGILIANLGTPDAPTAKALRPYLRQFLSDTRVVEIPRAIWWFILNGIILLIRPKKSAAKYAQVWTSEGSPLLVHAQKQTQLLRGFLAQKIKSPFAVELGMSYGNPSMQSAIEKLKAQHCDRILVFPLFPQYAASSTSATLDAVWKVLLKMRNVPAVRTIRSYHNHPAYIAALAKSVQAHWQINGKPTKLVMSFHGVPKVHLTKGDPYHCACHKTGRLLAEALGLGKDEYVIAFQSRFGKQEWLKPYLASTLEALGKAKTKRVDVICPGFSSDCLETLEEIAMEGKEIFTHVGGGQYHYIPALNENDAWIHAMTEIALENLQGWVTTDSLGDWDSALAKKDNEMTKLRAQALGANQ from the coding sequence ATGGCTTATTACAACTCCGAACCATCTTTTTCCCATGGCGATCAACTTAAAGTCGGTATCTTAATCGCGAATCTTGGCACACCAGATGCGCCCACCGCCAAAGCTTTACGGCCATATCTGCGTCAGTTTTTAAGTGATACGCGTGTGGTCGAAATTCCACGTGCAATTTGGTGGTTTATTCTGAACGGCATTATTTTGCTTATCCGCCCAAAAAAATCAGCCGCTAAATACGCGCAAGTATGGACTAGTGAAGGTTCGCCTTTGTTGGTGCATGCGCAAAAACAAACCCAATTATTGCGTGGTTTTTTAGCGCAAAAAATCAAATCACCATTCGCGGTTGAGTTAGGCATGAGCTATGGCAATCCCAGCATGCAATCGGCCATCGAAAAATTAAAAGCCCAGCATTGCGATAGGATTTTAGTCTTTCCATTGTTTCCGCAATACGCCGCCAGCAGTACATCTGCGACATTAGATGCCGTGTGGAAAGTACTACTTAAAATGCGTAACGTGCCTGCAGTGCGCACGATTCGCAGCTATCATAACCATCCTGCTTATATTGCAGCGCTGGCAAAAAGTGTACAGGCACATTGGCAAATTAACGGAAAGCCGACTAAATTAGTCATGAGCTTTCACGGCGTACCGAAAGTACATTTAACCAAAGGCGACCCGTATCACTGTGCTTGTCATAAAACGGGCCGTTTATTGGCTGAGGCATTAGGTTTAGGTAAAGACGAATATGTCATCGCGTTTCAATCGCGCTTTGGTAAACAAGAATGGCTGAAACCCTATTTAGCATCAACATTAGAAGCCCTAGGCAAAGCAAAAACCAAGCGTGTTGATGTGATTTGTCCAGGATTCAGCAGCGATTGTTTAGAGACTTTAGAAGAAATCGCTATGGAAGGAAAAGAAATTTTCACGCATGTTGGCGGCGGCCAATATCATTACATTCCTGCCCTCAACGAAAATGATGCTTGGATTCACGCGATGACTGAAATTGCGCTGGAAAACCTGCAAGGCTGGGTGACGACTGATTCCCTTGGTGATTGGGATAGCGCGTTGGCGAAAAAAGACAATGAGATGACTAAATTACGAGCGCAAGCTTTGGGTGCAAATCAATAA
- the rfaD gene encoding ADP-glyceromanno-heptose 6-epimerase has translation MIVITGGAGMIGSIIAWHFNNSRNEKGQIRDDLVIVDHLAHEEQWQNLVKRQYVQYLQKDQLLEWLQDRNDIDAVIHMGAISATIERDFDKLVADNIHYSQNLWSWCAAKNVPFFYASSAATYGDGTSGYNDANIENLRPLNGYGYSKHFFDQWALRQVTENAPQPPAWAGFKFFNVYGPNEYHKERMASVAFHTFNQVEATGRMKLFKSNKADFADGMQSRDFVYVKDCASIIAYFFEQAVANNPAPNGIYNIGTGKARSFNDLANAVMQSMGKTPQIDYIAMPDDLQGKYQYFTEASMDKLRAAGYTAPFTSLEDGVQDYVQNYLLSEDKYC, from the coding sequence ATGATAGTTATTACTGGCGGCGCAGGCATGATTGGTTCCATCATCGCCTGGCACTTCAACAATAGTCGCAATGAAAAAGGTCAAATCCGCGATGATTTGGTTATTGTTGACCATCTTGCACATGAAGAACAGTGGCAGAACTTAGTTAAACGTCAGTACGTTCAATATCTGCAAAAAGACCAGTTGCTAGAATGGCTGCAAGATAGAAACGATATTGATGCGGTGATTCATATGGGCGCGATTAGCGCGACCATTGAGCGCGATTTCGACAAGCTGGTTGCCGACAATATTCACTATAGTCAAAATTTATGGTCTTGGTGTGCAGCTAAAAATGTACCTTTCTTTTACGCCAGTTCGGCTGCCACTTATGGCGATGGCACCTCTGGTTATAACGATGCAAATATTGAAAATCTGCGACCTTTGAATGGTTACGGTTATTCAAAACATTTTTTTGATCAATGGGCATTACGTCAAGTCACCGAAAACGCGCCGCAACCACCCGCCTGGGCAGGTTTTAAATTTTTTAACGTTTACGGACCTAATGAATACCATAAAGAGCGCATGGCTAGCGTGGCTTTTCATACGTTCAATCAAGTAGAAGCCACTGGCCGCATGAAGTTATTTAAAAGCAATAAAGCAGACTTTGCTGACGGCATGCAAAGTCGCGATTTTGTCTACGTAAAAGACTGCGCCAGTATTATCGCGTACTTTTTTGAACAAGCTGTTGCTAACAACCCAGCGCCAAACGGCATTTATAACATTGGTACAGGCAAAGCCCGCAGTTTTAACGATTTAGCCAACGCGGTAATGCAAAGCATGGGCAAAACGCCGCAAATTGATTACATTGCCATGCCAGATGATTTGCAAGGTAAATACCAATATTTCACGGAAGCCAGCATGGATAAATTACGCGCTGCTGGTTACACTGCACCATTTACTAGCCTTGAAGATGGCGTGCAAGATTATGTACAAAACTATCTATTAAGTGAGGACAAATACTGCTGA
- a CDS encoding D-sedoheptulose 7-phosphate isomerase gives MDYINYLKGEHAAHMAMFNALEPLFPMISAVGIKMQDCIKFGGKILIMGNGGSAADSQHIAAEIVGRFKKERKGMPAIALTTDTSILTSVGNDYGYDYIFARQVEALCRPEDLVIGITTSGNSANVVRGMEAAKEAGAVTVGLTGGSGGKLNAICDFNLVMPSSVTARIQEAHIFVGHSLCEILES, from the coding sequence ATGGATTACATTAATTACCTAAAAGGTGAACACGCCGCACACATGGCGATGTTTAATGCACTTGAACCACTTTTTCCCATGATCAGTGCGGTCGGCATTAAGATGCAAGACTGTATTAAATTTGGTGGGAAAATCTTGATTATGGGCAACGGCGGTAGCGCGGCAGATAGCCAACATATTGCGGCAGAAATCGTCGGCCGTTTTAAAAAAGAACGCAAAGGCATGCCAGCAATCGCATTGACGACTGACACCTCAATTCTCACATCTGTGGGTAATGATTATGGCTACGATTACATTTTTGCGCGCCAAGTAGAAGCACTTTGCCGCCCAGAGGATTTAGTCATTGGCATTACCACCAGTGGCAATAGCGCCAACGTAGTACGCGGTATGGAAGCAGCAAAAGAAGCTGGCGCAGTCACTGTCGGATTAACGGGCGGCAGCGGTGGAAAACTCAATGCCATTTGTGACTTTAATTTGGTCATGCCATCTTCCGTTACTGCACGCATTCAAGAAGCGCATATTTTTGTTGGTCATTCTTTATGTGAAATTCTTGAGTCTTAA
- the hldE gene encoding bifunctional D-glycero-beta-D-manno-heptose-7-phosphate kinase/D-glycero-beta-D-manno-heptose 1-phosphate adenylyltransferase HldE: protein MSQHLTDHLLSAVKQFGHNNGSKQHALVIGDVMLDRYLIGSVGRISPEAPVPIVLLNQQNERAGGAANVAANLALLGITTHIVGCVGNDNEGAVLTDLLKQMHVNANGIYTSDNRPTIAKTRVLSGHQQMLRLDQESNAAFNSAENIGLMAAIQAQLALKPSVVILSDYAKGLLSEQTCQAIITQCKAVNIPVLVDPKGRDYSKYKGATALTPNKKETAEACNSTIDDTGLISKATALKQQLDLDFLAVTRGEEGITLIDDATHHLSAIAKQVFDVSGAGDTVIATLAAGLIHNLSVLQSLQLANIAAAVVVGKVGTVPISQADLIEALTSQQKSEQAHKVCDLTRLKAKVSTWKKDNQSIVFTNGCFDLLHAGHVTYLEAAKKRGDKLILGLNTDRSVSAIKGPTRPVVPENDRARVLAALESVDAVILFDEDTPLNLINAIQPNIIAKGSDYTADQVVGGKEVLSWGGEIALIDLVKGRSTSNIIKKLNS, encoded by the coding sequence ATGTCACAACATCTAACCGATCATTTACTCTCGGCAGTTAAGCAATTCGGTCACAATAATGGCAGTAAACAGCATGCTCTAGTCATCGGCGATGTAATGTTAGATCGCTATTTAATTGGTTCAGTCGGCCGTATTTCACCAGAAGCACCTGTGCCAATTGTACTATTAAATCAGCAAAATGAACGTGCTGGAGGTGCAGCGAATGTTGCTGCTAACTTAGCTTTATTGGGCATTACAACGCATATTGTCGGCTGCGTAGGCAACGATAATGAAGGCGCGGTTTTAACAGATTTGCTCAAACAAATGCATGTGAATGCTAATGGTATTTATACCTCAGATAACCGCCCAACAATTGCCAAAACCCGCGTATTAAGCGGTCATCAACAAATGTTACGGCTAGACCAAGAAAGCAACGCGGCTTTTAATTCTGCTGAAAATATTGGCTTAATGGCGGCGATTCAAGCGCAGCTGGCATTGAAACCTAGCGTAGTTATTCTGTCGGACTATGCTAAAGGTTTGTTAAGCGAGCAAACTTGCCAAGCCATTATTACACAATGCAAAGCCGTTAACATTCCTGTACTAGTTGATCCAAAAGGACGTGATTACAGCAAATATAAAGGCGCTACTGCGTTAACACCTAATAAAAAAGAAACGGCTGAAGCGTGCAATAGTACGATTGACGATACCGGTTTAATCAGCAAGGCGACTGCACTCAAACAACAATTAGATTTAGATTTTTTAGCCGTTACGCGCGGTGAGGAAGGCATTACGTTAATTGATGATGCAACGCATCACTTATCCGCCATTGCCAAACAAGTTTTCGATGTTTCTGGCGCGGGTGATACTGTTATCGCCACATTAGCAGCAGGCTTAATACACAATCTTTCAGTGCTACAAAGTTTACAGTTAGCGAATATCGCAGCGGCTGTGGTGGTGGGGAAAGTCGGCACGGTACCAATCTCACAAGCTGATTTAATAGAAGCGCTTACCAGCCAGCAAAAGAGCGAACAAGCGCACAAAGTGTGTGACTTAACGCGATTAAAAGCCAAAGTAAGTACTTGGAAAAAAGATAATCAAAGTATCGTTTTTACCAATGGTTGCTTTGATTTACTGCATGCCGGTCACGTTACTTACTTAGAAGCCGCAAAAAAACGCGGTGATAAATTGATTTTGGGCTTAAATACAGACCGCTCCGTGAGTGCGATTAAAGGCCCAACACGACCTGTTGTGCCAGAAAATGATCGCGCCCGTGTATTAGCCGCGCTGGAAAGTGTGGATGCGGTCATTCTATTTGACGAAGACACGCCGCTTAATCTAATCAATGCTATTCAACCCAACATTATTGCCAAAGGCAGCGACTACACTGCAGACCAAGTTGTGGGTGGCAAAGAGGTACTTTCTTGGGGCGGTGAAATCGCGTTAATAGATTTGGTAAAAGGTAGAAGCACTAGCAACATCATCAAAAAATTGAATAGCTAA
- the waaF gene encoding lipopolysaccharide heptosyltransferase II: MSAEKSPEKILVLGPAWVGDMVLAQSLFKTLKANRPNCIIDVAAPAWTLPLLERMPEVNHKIALTFKHGELAFWQRIAFGKSLKNAGYTQSIILTNSLKSALLPWAAGIKKRTSFLGEMRYGLINDIRPLDKTVLKRTVDRFVTLGLAINETLPTIIPNPQLITRAEDALKTLSTLGIQTSEQKILGLCPGAEYGTAKRWPAEYYASVANDALNKGWQVWLFGSEKDIPVTNQINQLTQNCCHDFGGKTKLGEVIDLISLCDTVVSNDSGLMHVAAALDKNLVAIFGSSDPYHTPPMSKKAVVEYLNLNCSPCFQRECPLSGDANLRCLKDIKPLKIQASIL; encoded by the coding sequence ATGTCTGCTGAAAAATCCCCTGAAAAAATATTAGTGCTAGGCCCAGCGTGGGTTGGCGATATGGTGTTAGCGCAAAGCTTGTTTAAAACCCTTAAAGCAAATAGGCCAAATTGTATTATCGATGTAGCCGCACCCGCTTGGACTTTACCTTTATTAGAACGCATGCCGGAAGTTAACCATAAAATAGCGTTAACTTTTAAACATGGCGAATTGGCTTTTTGGCAACGCATCGCTTTTGGCAAAAGCTTAAAAAATGCAGGCTACACGCAAAGTATTATTCTCACTAATTCGCTTAAATCTGCATTGTTACCTTGGGCTGCTGGCATTAAAAAACGTACCAGTTTTTTGGGCGAAATGCGTTATGGTTTAATCAACGACATTCGCCCTTTGGATAAAACCGTTTTAAAAAGAACAGTCGATCGTTTTGTGACTTTGGGTCTAGCTATTAATGAAACGTTGCCAACGATTATTCCAAACCCACAATTAATCACCCGTGCCGAAGATGCGTTGAAAACGCTTTCAACATTAGGCATTCAAACATCTGAACAAAAAATACTCGGCTTATGCCCAGGCGCAGAATATGGCACAGCCAAACGCTGGCCTGCAGAATATTATGCAAGCGTTGCCAATGATGCGTTAAACAAAGGCTGGCAAGTGTGGCTATTTGGCTCAGAAAAAGATATCCCGGTCACCAATCAAATCAATCAACTCACACAAAACTGCTGTCATGACTTTGGCGGCAAAACAAAACTGGGCGAAGTGATCGATTTAATAAGCTTGTGCGATACCGTGGTAAGTAACGATTCTGGTCTGATGCACGTGGCTGCGGCGTTAGATAAAAATCTAGTCGCCATTTTCGGCTCATCCGATCCGTATCACACACCGCCCATGTCGAAAAAAGCAGTTGTTGAATATTTAAACCTGAATTGCAGCCCTTGTTTTCAAAGAGAGTGCCCGTTATCGGGAGATGCAAACTTGCGCTGTTTAAAAGATATTAAGCCATTGAAGATTCAAGCATCCATTTTATAA
- a CDS encoding HAD family hydrolase — protein MQVDLKKYKTIVFDCDGVILDSNVVKTEAYFRTAKNLGATDQQAQALVDYHVKLGGISRYHKFDWYVREVLKQPATEAAIQTLLDEFSRELEEGLMHCTIAEGLQELRDATADANWMILSGGDQQEIRDLFVKRNLADLFDGGLFGSPDNKDTVLAREKDNGNCQMPALFVGDSKYDHEASTAAGLDFIFVSDWTEVPDWQTFCKENKIHVLPSISQLL, from the coding sequence TTGCAAGTTGATTTGAAAAAGTATAAAACAATCGTATTTGATTGCGATGGTGTGATTCTCGATTCAAATGTCGTGAAAACTGAAGCTTATTTCCGCACTGCAAAAAACTTAGGTGCAACAGATCAGCAAGCGCAGGCATTGGTTGATTATCACGTTAAGTTAGGCGGTATCTCGCGTTATCACAAGTTCGATTGGTATGTGCGCGAAGTGTTAAAACAGCCTGCGACAGAAGCAGCGATTCAAACTTTATTAGACGAGTTTAGCCGTGAGCTTGAAGAGGGCTTGATGCATTGCACCATTGCGGAAGGCTTACAAGAATTGCGCGATGCCACAGCTGATGCCAATTGGATGATACTTTCTGGTGGCGATCAGCAAGAGATTCGTGATTTATTTGTAAAACGCAATCTTGCTGATTTATTTGATGGTGGCTTATTTGGCAGCCCAGATAATAAAGACACCGTTTTGGCGCGCGAAAAAGACAATGGCAACTGCCAGATGCCAGCGTTATTTGTTGGCGATAGCAAATACGATCATGAAGCATCAACTGCTGCTGGTTTAGATTTTATCTTTGTCAGCGATTGGACAGAAGTGCCTGATTGGCAAACGTTCTGCAAAGAGAATAAAATTCACGTATTACCATCAATCAGTCAGCTACTTTAA
- the eda gene encoding bifunctional 4-hydroxy-2-oxoglutarate aldolase/2-dehydro-3-deoxy-phosphogluconate aldolase codes for MNTLDLAKEGPVIPVIVINKVEDAVPMAEALLAGGIRVLEVTLRSSCALQAMEQIAKHVPDAILGSGTVRNLKDAQASLDAGCKFAVSPGYTTELGQFSRKIGLPLLPGVSTGSEIMTANADDYFFLKLFPAVAVGGINLLKGFAGPFGDVKFCPTGGVTVDSAPQFLSLPNVVVCGGTWLTPADAVARKDWAHITKLAKEASAIKPA; via the coding sequence ATTAACACATTAGATTTAGCAAAAGAAGGTCCAGTAATCCCGGTTATTGTGATTAACAAAGTAGAGGATGCGGTGCCAATGGCTGAGGCTCTGCTGGCTGGCGGTATTAGGGTTCTAGAAGTGACGTTACGTTCATCTTGCGCATTGCAAGCGATGGAACAAATTGCGAAACATGTGCCAGATGCAATTCTGGGTTCAGGCACTGTGCGCAATTTAAAAGATGCACAAGCGTCATTAGATGCAGGTTGTAAATTTGCTGTTAGTCCAGGCTATACGACAGAGTTAGGTCAATTTTCGCGCAAAATTGGTTTGCCATTATTGCCTGGTGTTTCAACTGGTTCGGAAATCATGACGGCCAATGCGGATGATTATTTCTTTTTAAAGCTATTCCCAGCAGTTGCAGTTGGTGGTATTAATTTATTAAAAGGTTTTGCAGGACCATTTGGCGATGTGAAATTTTGTCCAACTGGCGGCGTTACGGTTGATTCTGCACCACAGTTTTTAAGCTTACCTAATGTGGTGGTATGTGGTGGTACATGGTTAACGCCAGCCGATGCAGTTGCGCGTAAAGATTGGGCACACATTACCAAATTAGCCAAAGAAGCTAGCGCAATCAAACCAGCATAA
- the edd gene encoding phosphogluconate dehydratase — protein sequence MKQSLVEVTERIIERSRPTRSAYLHRVDQIINREKGADRLGCANVAHAVAALPANDKFKIVVEKAPHIGIVTAYNEMLSAHQPYVNYPDILRDEAHKCGATVQVAGGVPAMCDGITQGEPGMELSLFSRDNIAMGTAIALSHDVFDAALMLGVCDKIVPGLLIGALHFGHLPTVFVPAGPMSTGLDNTAKSKVREKYAQGLVGREELFASESAAYHGAGTCTFYGTANSNQMLLEAMGLHVPGAAFIHPHDGMREDLTREAVRLVLNNTRKNNFIPIGKLVDEHVIVNAMVALLATGGSTNHLIHWVAVARAAGIIIDWTDFHYLAKGTPLLASVYPNGKADVNEFQNAGGPGFVIRELIEGGYMYPDVYTVAKGGLREFGKKPVKEDGKLVWKDYPAESGDETVVRTAAHPFNESGGLRLLKGNLGRSVIKISAVPEDRHIIEAPAIVFDAQEELLAAFDRGELERDFVAVVRFQGPKANGMPELHKLTPPLAVLQNKGFMVAIVTDGRMSGASGKIPAAIHLSPEASAGGAIAKIRTGDIVRLNATVGTLNVLVDEDTWADREPEELSDAKRNINSHGIGRELFGGMRKNVLSAEEGAITWL from the coding sequence ATGAAACAATCCCTAGTAGAAGTGACCGAACGTATTATTGAACGCAGTCGCCCAACGCGGTCTGCCTATTTACATCGTGTTGATCAGATTATTAACCGTGAAAAAGGTGCTGACAGATTGGGCTGTGCGAACGTAGCCCACGCGGTTGCTGCTTTACCTGCGAATGATAAATTCAAAATCGTGGTGGAAAAAGCGCCGCATATTGGGATTGTCACTGCTTACAACGAGATGCTCTCTGCGCATCAACCATACGTCAATTACCCTGATATTCTGCGCGATGAAGCGCATAAATGTGGCGCAACCGTACAAGTGGCGGGTGGCGTGCCAGCGATGTGTGATGGCATTACGCAAGGTGAGCCTGGTATGGAACTGTCATTATTCAGCCGCGATAATATTGCGATGGGTACTGCGATTGCGTTATCCCACGATGTGTTTGATGCCGCTTTAATGTTGGGCGTATGCGATAAAATCGTACCAGGTTTATTGATTGGCGCTTTGCATTTTGGTCATTTGCCAACCGTATTTGTGCCTGCAGGCCCTATGAGCACTGGTTTGGATAACACCGCAAAATCTAAAGTGCGTGAAAAATACGCGCAAGGTTTAGTTGGTCGCGAAGAGTTATTCGCTTCAGAATCTGCGGCCTATCATGGTGCTGGCACCTGTACTTTTTATGGCACAGCAAATAGTAATCAAATGTTGCTAGAAGCGATGGGTTTGCATGTGCCAGGTGCAGCGTTCATTCATCCGCATGATGGCATGCGTGAAGACTTAACACGTGAAGCCGTGCGCTTAGTGTTAAATAATACCCGCAAAAATAACTTTATCCCAATTGGTAAACTGGTAGATGAACATGTGATTGTGAATGCGATGGTGGCTTTGTTGGCCACAGGCGGCTCAACTAATCACCTGATTCATTGGGTGGCTGTGGCGCGTGCTGCTGGTATTATTATTGATTGGACAGACTTCCATTACCTTGCAAAAGGCACGCCGTTATTAGCGAGTGTGTACCCAAATGGTAAAGCCGACGTAAACGAATTCCAAAATGCTGGTGGTCCAGGCTTTGTGATTCGCGAGCTGATTGAAGGCGGCTATATGTACCCAGATGTGTATACAGTAGCCAAAGGTGGTTTACGTGAGTTTGGTAAAAAACCAGTTAAAGAAGATGGGAAATTGGTATGGAAAGATTATCCAGCCGAAAGTGGTGATGAAACAGTTGTGCGTACAGCCGCGCATCCATTTAACGAATCTGGCGGTTTGCGTTTGCTAAAAGGCAATTTAGGCCGCAGTGTGATTAAGATCTCTGCCGTGCCAGAAGATCGCCACATTATTGAAGCGCCAGCCATTGTGTTTGATGCGCAAGAAGAATTGTTAGCCGCATTTGACCGCGGTGAACTAGAGCGTGATTTTGTTGCTGTGGTGCGTTTTCAAGGCCCTAAAGCCAATGGCATGCCCGAATTACATAAATTAACGCCGCCGCTTGCTGTGTTGCAAAACAAAGGTTTTATGGTGGCAATCGTGACGGATGGCCGCATGAGTGGCGCATCGGGTAAGATTCCGGCTGCGATTCACTTAAGCCCAGAAGCCAGCGCAGGCGGTGCAATCGCAAAAATTCGCACAGGCGATATTGTGCGTTTAAATGCGACTGTCGGCACACTGAATGTATTGGTGGATGAAGATACATGGGCTGACCGTGAACCAGAAGAGTTATCTGATGCCAAACGTAACATTAATTCGCATGGTATTGGGCGTGAGTTATTTGGTGGCATGCGCAAAAACGTACTGTCCGCCGAAGAGGGCGCAATCACTTGGCTCTAG